The Leptospira stimsonii genome includes the window GGAAAAGATCGAAAATAAAAACGAGTAAGGTGGAGCGATATGAGATTTTGTAACCGACTTCGTTTTCAGAAAAAATTCTTCGATCGTTTTTCATCGAGTTATTATTTTCTCAATTTTCTTTCTTTCGGCTTGGCGAACCTAACAAGAAAAAGATCACTCAAGACTTTGAAGATTGCAGAGGGAGAAACAGTTTGTGATCTGATGTGCGGGGACGGAAGTAATATTGGAATTATAAAAAAGAAATTTGGAAAGAATCCGATTCTTGGAGTTGATATTTCCAAATGTATGATTCAACGCGCTCGAAAACGTTTTGGAGAAAACAACGTGACGTATTTTGCGGAGAACGCGCTTTCTTCTTCGATCGCTTCGGGTTCTTGCGACGCAGTGAGCTGTACATTCGGATTAAAGACTTTATCGGCGGAGGAAAGAAGGATACTCTTTTCGGAAGTGTATCGAATCTTAAAACCTTCGGGGACGTTCGTATTTACCGAATTATCGAGACCGAAATACGGATTTTTCTTTTTGCTCTGGAATTTTTATTTCGGACAGTTTCTTCCCTTATTTGGGAGAATTTTTTATCTTCCCTTTGTTGGAAAAAAATATCTTTCCGATTCGATCGATTCTTTCGAGAGCGTCGTTAAGGACGAAAAGAATGTTCGTTCCGTCTTTTCCCAAGTGGACCTCTTCAGTTGGTATCGAGGGATCGTAACCGGGTTTTACGGAAGAAAATAGAGGAGATTTCTCTTTTATGAAATTCTTCTTTTGAAAGTTTTTTACGAAGATTCCTCATTTTTCCTTTTAAGAGAAGAGCCTTTTTCATACAATAACCGTAAGAATTCATTCTAACTTAGGAGAAGGAGGAGAGAGTATGTCTTATATGGCGGTTGGTTCCAGGCAGATTTTGTTTTCCGATTCGATTGCTCCGGTTTCCACCGGTTCTTCTTCCAGAGAGATCGTGGCGACACAGGACAATCAGAGCAAAAGCCCCGATTCCGAAGTGGTTCCTCCGGGTTCTCCTCCTCCATCGGTTGGAAAGAATGTCGACGTTTATGCTTAAAGCGGAAGTGATATGACCCATCTTTTATTCTCTCTCATTCTGATGTCCCTCGTTGTCGAGTTTGTGTTTCCACTCATCAATCCTGATTTTCACGTGGTAGGCGGTTGGATCAATTCGATCATCGTAGTCGTCGCCTTTGTTCTGATCAACGCGTTTATGAGATTGATCTTAATCATCATGACCCTGGGAATCGGAATCGTCTTTTATTATCTGAGTCTTGGTTTGATCGGATTGATCATCAATGCCTGGGTGATTTTAATCATCGGCGATTGGTTTCCGGGAACTCTTTCGGTTCCCGGTTTTTGGTCCGCGTTTTTAGGAGGAATTCTTCTTGTTCTTGCGAACTACGTCGGAAAGACCGAATCCAAAGAAAGAAAAAAGGAAAAACAAAAAGGTTAGAATCGAACCGCTCTGAAATAATCCTTTAAGATAGAATCCAGTTGTTCGTAAGAATGGTATCCTCTCGCGAGGATGCCGCTTTCCGCTCCGTCCGAAAACACTAAACTCGGAAACGCGCTCACCCCCAAAGAAAAACCGAAATAGAAATCATTTTGGGTTTCCATCTCCGTATCCTTGTCTTCAAAGACCGACTGAAATTCTTTCTTAGGGATTCCGACGGTTTCCGCGATCTTGAAAAACGTTTCCGCCGAAGTTGGATCTTGATTCCCATAAAAAAAAGTTTTGGAAAGTGTATGCAAATATTGGAATGTGATTTCCGGATTGATTTTTTGCGCGCTGATCACGGCTCGGCAGGCAGGAAACGAATCGTAGCGAAAGTCCTTTTGTTCAAGAATCCCAAGTTGAAACGATTGTTTTGTGAGCGCCTCTGCGTCTTTCCATTCGTGTTTTAGAATTCTCGCAAGTTCGGGAGTGAGTAGTTCCGCGCTTTCGCCGAACCGAAGTCCTCCCAAGACGAGAGAGAAACGAATTTTATCTTTGTATTCTTCTTGGATTCTTTCGAAGACCGGTGCAAAGCCGTAGGACCAAGGACAGAGGGGGTCCACCGCGTAGAGAATGGAATGTTGGAGAGAATCGTTCTGTTGCAAGGGAGTTCCCTCAATGCTTTGATTTCCAAAAGATGATTTGGATTCCGCGGAAGACCATCCTTTTTTGGGAGTTCTCGCGTTCCTTGGAAGTCCGAAGGATTCCTTTTTCAAGGAGTTCCCGCAAAATCGACACATCGGAAAGATCCAGGACCAAGGATTCGTTTCTCTTGGAGGAGTTCCTACTTTTTTTACTCGTACACTTCCGAAGAATCGAAATTCAAAACGTTTTGGAAGAATCAATTCTTCCGACAAAGAATCCGATTACAAAAAAAACTTGAAACAACACCGAATGTCCCGGAACCAACCGCACCAAAATGTGGAGTGGACCATTTCCTATTTTTGAATCCACGAAAAATGAACTCCTCGAATTCTTCTCCTCCTTTGGCGCATTAAAAAAGGCGGGATAACCCGCCTTTTTTAAAGTCATTCTTGTTTCAGAATTTTCAAATTTCATTCGGGTGTTTTATGTAATACACTGATAACCACAGTGTCCCGAAGAGAACCCCCGCGTAAGCCAAGACCGCAGTGACAATGTCGATGACCGGAAGAAGTGTCGCAATCGGCGAGATTTTATCCGCTGTCATTCGGGTTGCCTCTCCCAAGATCAAAAACAAACCTCCCAAGCCGATCAGGTGATATCTTCCCATCGCTTCTTTTGTCACCCGAGCAAAACGGGCAAAAACAGGAACTGCCAACAACGCAAGCGCAAAGATCGTGATTGCATTCATGGTGAACCCTCCTTATTTCATCTAGTTAGACTCGAAGAGGTTTTCAAGATTTACAGAAAGGTTCACAAAATTTATTTTATTCGATATATTATATAATGCTTGTTCAACTTAACGTATAACGACTTCGGATTAAAAAATGATCTCACAATGGCGTATGACGTTTTGAATTCTGATCCGATTCGAAATGGAAATAAAAAGTTTCCGAAGCTATTGTATTTTTCTTTTTACAATACGTTTGTTTTTTCAGTAAACAAGGTTCGTTTTAAAAATAATCTACGATGGACTCAGTAGAATATTAGAAAAATAGAATTCATTCTTGTGGATTTTTTTTTGGAAGATGGAAAAGCGAAATATGCATTCTCCATTTTCGGAAACAAAAAAGAAACTCCGAGATAAAGTTACGAAATCAAAAAATACGTTTCGATTTAATCGCGAAAATCTTGATTCAAAGTAAAATGAACCTTCTTCGAATTGTTATTTTTATAAAAAGAATTTAGAGGAAAAGAGAATCCAGATTCTCCTTTTTTAAATTTTTATGAAGAATCTTTTTGGAAAAGAAAAACGAAACGTGGAAATTGAGATTCTATTTTCGATCGATTACAAGGAGTGTAACGTCGTCTTCGAATTTGGGACGGTTACAATATTCGATTGCATCTTCGACGATCTGAGCGGAAGACTCTTTTACGTTTTTTGAAATCGATTTTCGGATGGAAAGAGAAACCAATTCTTCGCTATATCTTTTGGATCGATCCTCGGAAGAATGTTCCGAAAGACCGTCCGTATAAAGAACGAGTCGATCTCCCGCGCGAAACATCGTCGAATTCTCCTCGAAAAATAGATCCGGGATCACTCCGATGAGTTTTCCTTTTGTCTCCAACGGGATCATCGTGTCCGTCGCGTTTTGTAAAAGTAGCGGATGGTTGTGGCCGGCGTTGGAAAAAAGAATCGTATTCTTCTCCGTATCGATCACACAATAGAATGCTGTTACGAAGTTTCCGGCCATCTTATTGTTCAAAGCGTGATTCAGTCCCGTAAAAAAACGCGAAGGACTGGAGAGGGTTTCCTTATCGTAAGTCGAGATGATCGTATTCATGACGGCGGCGATCACGGAAGCTGAAAGCCCGTGACCGGAAACGTCCGCGATGAGAAAACCCGTTCTTTCCGTATCCAACTTGAAGACGCTATAAAAATCTCCGCCGACGTTCGAGTAAGGAATATGTTGTGAGCCAACGTCTAAACCCTTGATATAAGGGATCGCGGTCGGAATCACCTTTGACATCACTTCTCTTGCTCTTTGCAATTCTCGATCGGAATCCACAACCCTATGAAAGAGGTCCGCGTTCTTGATCGTAACCGAAAGTCGATTTGCGATCGCTCCCAACATATCGAGATCGTTGTTGTGAAATGCGAAACCGGAATTCTTACTATTGACGCTGATGACTCCGAGGAGTTCGTCCCTGTAGATCAGAGGAGAAGAGATCAAAGAGTTTGCTTCGAACTTATACTTTGCATCTTGATTATAACGTTTGTCTTCTTCCAGATTTTGGATCAGAAGATTTTTCCTTTCTTGAGCGACCCAGCCCGCGATTCCTTCACCGAACGGAACCACGATCGAATGGACTGCTTCTTTCGGAATTCCTTTTGCGGCTAGGATTCTTAAGGTTTTACTTTTGTGATCCGCGAGATAGATCGTCCCAGTTCTTGCTTCCAAAAATTCCAAGATTTTATCCAAGACCCAGTTGCCGAGTTCGTGAATGCTCTTTTCGGAAACGATGAGCTTTTCGAATTCATAAAGAAGGGAAAGTTCTAAGATTCTTTTTTTGAGATTATCGTGGATCTTCGCGTTTTGGATCGCGATCGCGGCGACTTCGGACAAGGAGGAAAGATAATTCAGATCGGAAGAATCAAAAGCCCTCTCCTTTGTCTTGTTGAGAATTTCCAGAGTACCGATGATCTTGTCTTCCACAAAGAGGGGAACGCAAACAAGGGAACGGGTTCGATAACCGGTCTTCTTATCCCAATCTTGATTGAATCTCGGATCGGAATACGCGTCTTCCAGGATGATCGCCTTTTTCTCTTTTGCGACCCAGCCTGCGATTCCTTGCCCCATATCGAGGCGACCGTATTTTTGAATGATTTCCCCTTTTTCACCAAGAGCGACTTCGCAATATAAGAATTCTCCGGTTTCGTCGAGAAGAAAGAGGGAACTCGCTTCGGCTTCCAAGAGATCCTTGGAATAGAGCATGATCAAAGGTAAGAGCTGATAAAGATCCAAATTCGCATTTAAGATCGTACTCGTATTGAGAATACTCTTCAACTTTTGAAATTCTAAATCAGCGTGAGTCATAGAGATTTCTGTCAATGCTACAGGAAATAGAAGGTTCGTCAAGGGTTTGGAAATATCCGGTAGACTGAAAAACTATAATTCGCTTAACGATAAACGGCTTCGGTGGTTGACGTTTTATTTCGGTTTAAAAAAAGGGATTTCGTTTCAGAAACAACAAAGCGCCAAAATTCCGAGAAAAGTATTTTTTGAAAGGAAGAAACTTCAACGAATTGAAACGGTCTCATTAGAGTAATGGAAAATCAGATTTCACGTTTCCTCATATTTCTTTCCGTCTTTACCCTGCTCATCGCACTGGGTTATACATATACTGGCTTTCGTTTGATTCCGGGGTTAGGCGCACAAGGTTGGGTTTCTTGGCTTGCGTGGGGAATGATCTTCCTCTTTACCTTGAGTATTCCCGTAAGCTATTATATAAGCCTCACATCTCATGAGGAAAGGATTCAGACCGCATTTTCATACCTCGCGTTTACGGGACTCGGTTTTTTTACGATCCTTTTCAGTCTTGTGATTTTGAAAGACATAACGACCGCGTCCTTTCACGGTTTTACGAGTTTCTTTCCGAACGCGAGCGGAGGAGAGAACGACGGTGGAAGCGAGTTGATTCAGAGAAAGGAATTCTTAAATCAGATTCTTAGTTTTTCCGTCCTGGGGTTGGCGGGCGGATTGACCGGGATTGGATTCTATCAGGCTCATAAAAAGTTGAAAGTCATTTCGATAGACGTATTGGAGAAGAATCTTCATTCCTCTTTGGAGGGATTTAAGATCGTGCAGATTTCCGATATACATATCGGACCCACGATAAAAAAAGAATTCTTGGAAGCGGTCGTAAAAGCCGTAAACGAACTCGAACCCGATCTTATCGCAATCACGGGAGATCTCGTGGACGGGCCGGTGAGCAAACTCGGACATCATATCACTCCGTTAGCCGATCTCAAATCCAAACATGGAACTTTTTTCGTCACCGGAAATCACGAATATTACTCCGGCGCGCTTTCCTGGATTCGAGAACTGAAAGGTCACGGAATTCAGGTTTTGTTAAACGAAAACAAAATTCTAAAACACGGAAGCGCTAGTCTAACCCTCGCAGGAGTGACTGATCTCAAAGCGGGAACGATCATCGCGGAACACACGACCGATCCGCACAAAGCGATGAAAGGGGGGGAGAGCGGGGATTATAAAATTCTTCTCGCACATCAACCCAACAGCGTTTTTGAAAGTACGAAAGCCGGCTTTGATCTTCAGCTTTCCGGACATACACACGGAGGTCAGTATTTTCCAGGAAATATATTGATCTATCTCGCACAGAAATTCGTAGCGGGACTTCACAGACACGAATCGACCTGGATCTACGTGAGTAGAGGAACCGGATATTGGGGGCCACCTTTGCGTCTTGGAGCGCCTTCGGAGATCAGCGTTATTCAATTGAGAAAAGAATCCTAAGAAAAATTCTGAATTCAATCGAAGACTCTCCTCGTTCGAGAGGAAAAAAGTAGGAACTCCTTCGAAGAGAAGCCAGAAACGAAAGTTCGCTTTGGTTTCAAGGCATTTTTTGCGTGCAATGTTTGTCGGAACAAATGATTCTCTCTGTGAAAGCGGGGAGTTCCCGCAAAAAAGGATTCTTCTTCGAAAGAATTGCAGTGTAGGAACTCCTAAAAAAAGGAAAGACGGAGAAGGATTCTCTCTTCTGCACCTTTTCCGGGCCGTTTTGAAATCCGATATTCTAAGAAAGGACTTAGGATGGAGGGCAAAACGATGGTCCTTTCCGGAACCAATCGAATCGCGATCACGATAGGAATGATATTCTTCATTTTTTTTACCGTAAACGACTGCGGAAAAAAAAACAAGGGAACACCAAAGAAGGAAAATTCCAAAACGAGCGTATCAAAAAAAAACGAACTAGAGTTGGAACCGGAATTGAAGGAAAGAAAGTTCTTCCAAGAAGACGCGCTTGGCCAACCGAAAAAATATTCGGAACCGGAAGAACAAGCGGAAGAATCCGAACGATACGAACCTCAAAAAAAACAAAACAAATCGCCTTCGTCTTTTCTCGGATCTTCACAGGGATGTAAGAGCGGAGATTGTAAAAACGGAAACGGAATCTATGTCTATGGATCCGGCGAAGTATATTCCGGATCGTTTAAAAATGATAAGCGACATGGGAATGGAAACATTCTCTATAAGGACGGGGATCGATTTTCCGGAAATTTTCAGAATGATAAAAAATCGGGAATCGGAACCTATCGATTCGCAAGCGGGGCGATATTCAGCGGACGATTCTACGAGGACGGAGAAAGCGCGGAAGGATTCTTAACCGTAGGAAAGAAGAAAAAAGAATGTTCCATCATTC containing:
- a CDS encoding phage holin family protein, whose product is MTHLLFSLILMSLVVEFVFPLINPDFHVVGGWINSIIVVVAFVLINAFMRLILIIMTLGIGIVFYYLSLGLIGLIINAWVILIIGDWFPGTLSVPGFWSAFLGGILLVLANYVGKTESKERKKEKQKG
- a CDS encoding DsbA family protein; the protein is MQQNDSLQHSILYAVDPLCPWSYGFAPVFERIQEEYKDKIRFSLVLGGLRFGESAELLTPELARILKHEWKDAEALTKQSFQLGILEQKDFRYDSFPACRAVISAQKINPEITFQYLHTLSKTFFYGNQDPTSAETFFKIAETVGIPKKEFQSVFEDKDTEMETQNDFYFGFSLGVSAFPSLVFSDGAESGILARGYHSYEQLDSILKDYFRAVRF
- a CDS encoding LIC10816 family protein; the encoded protein is MNAITIFALALLAVPVFARFARVTKEAMGRYHLIGLGGLFLILGEATRMTADKISPIATLLPVIDIVTAVLAYAGVLFGTLWLSVYYIKHPNEI
- a CDS encoding GAF domain-containing SpoIIE family protein phosphatase, which gives rise to MTHADLEFQKLKSILNTSTILNANLDLYQLLPLIMLYSKDLLEAEASSLFLLDETGEFLYCEVALGEKGEIIQKYGRLDMGQGIAGWVAKEKKAIILEDAYSDPRFNQDWDKKTGYRTRSLVCVPLFVEDKIIGTLEILNKTKERAFDSSDLNYLSSLSEVAAIAIQNAKIHDNLKKRILELSLLYEFEKLIVSEKSIHELGNWVLDKILEFLEARTGTIYLADHKSKTLRILAAKGIPKEAVHSIVVPFGEGIAGWVAQERKNLLIQNLEEDKRYNQDAKYKFEANSLISSPLIYRDELLGVISVNSKNSGFAFHNNDLDMLGAIANRLSVTIKNADLFHRVVDSDRELQRAREVMSKVIPTAIPYIKGLDVGSQHIPYSNVGGDFYSVFKLDTERTGFLIADVSGHGLSASVIAAVMNTIISTYDKETLSSPSRFFTGLNHALNNKMAGNFVTAFYCVIDTEKNTILFSNAGHNHPLLLQNATDTMIPLETKGKLIGVIPDLFFEENSTMFRAGDRLVLYTDGLSEHSSEDRSKRYSEELVSLSIRKSISKNVKESSAQIVEDAIEYCNRPKFEDDVTLLVIDRK
- a CDS encoding metallophosphoesterase; amino-acid sequence: MENQISRFLIFLSVFTLLIALGYTYTGFRLIPGLGAQGWVSWLAWGMIFLFTLSIPVSYYISLTSHEERIQTAFSYLAFTGLGFFTILFSLVILKDITTASFHGFTSFFPNASGGENDGGSELIQRKEFLNQILSFSVLGLAGGLTGIGFYQAHKKLKVISIDVLEKNLHSSLEGFKIVQISDIHIGPTIKKEFLEAVVKAVNELEPDLIAITGDLVDGPVSKLGHHITPLADLKSKHGTFFVTGNHEYYSGALSWIRELKGHGIQVLLNENKILKHGSASLTLAGVTDLKAGTIIAEHTTDPHKAMKGGESGDYKILLAHQPNSVFESTKAGFDLQLSGHTHGGQYFPGNILIYLAQKFVAGLHRHESTWIYVSRGTGYWGPPLRLGAPSEISVIQLRKES
- a CDS encoding class I SAM-dependent methyltransferase, which encodes MRFCNRLRFQKKFFDRFSSSYYFLNFLSFGLANLTRKRSLKTLKIAEGETVCDLMCGDGSNIGIIKKKFGKNPILGVDISKCMIQRARKRFGENNVTYFAENALSSSIASGSCDAVSCTFGLKTLSAEERRILFSEVYRILKPSGTFVFTELSRPKYGFFFLLWNFYFGQFLPLFGRIFYLPFVGKKYLSDSIDSFESVVKDEKNVRSVFSQVDLFSWYRGIVTGFYGRK